The Patescibacteria group bacterium genomic interval TCGCTTCATCCAAATGTTGGAGCAGAGAAAACCAAATAGCCAAGAACTAAAAACAAAAAACCGCCTTCGTGCGGTTTTTTGTTTTTAGTTACACTACCGGAGATTGTGGGGGAAGGGATTGCATACTCTCTTGGTGCATATGCTCTTTTTTCCCAAGACTAAAGTGTCCCGCGCCAAAGGCAGTCATGTACAAAAGTCCTCCTATAATAGCCATGTTCTTAATAAAGAATGCCATCTGAATCTGGTCAGCAAAATTACTGTGGAAGTAGTAGCTTGCCAGCGCAGTGTAAAGAATAAGAGCAATTGCTCCATACTGTATTTTCCAACCAAGCAAAATCGACAATCCACCCAAAACTTCAAAAAGAATTGCCAACACTACTGCGACAGCTGGATAAGGCATGCCAACAGATTCTGTAAAAAATACAGTCCCCTCAAATGCAAAAATTTTCTGGACTCCGGACATGATAAACATTCCTCCAATTAAAATTCTAGCAAGTAGTGGCCCAAATCGGTGGGCGACATTAAAATATTTTTCCATTACAATCATAATAAATTTTTTTATTTGTTAATACTCTTATAATAACACTGTATCGATAGGGAGGTAGTATTGATATTCACACAATTTGAATATATAAGCGTCGTACAATATATCTTTTACGACACTATGCTTTAATAAAACAATACGCGCCAAATATCCTCTAAAATTGTCTCAGAATGCTTTGGTGATGCCCACTTGGTCCAAGTATATCTAAATGGCGATAGTGTTTGTGCTCAACAAAGGCGAGTCCTCTCTTTTTATATACATTGTTTTAATAGAAAATCATCCCATTTGCTATTCCCTATTAAAAACCATTTTTTATTGAGTTGTAACCAAAAACAAATTTCTTGCAACAATAAAAAAATAATAGAATTAGTAACAGCAAAGTCGGGATATGAGGCCTGATGGGAGATATACAACAGTTTTAAATACTTCTTTTCCGATGGGAGGTCTCTCGACTTGTCGTTTTGGTGGGAGAGTATCACTTTATATAAAAATTGAACCTCCCTCCCCCACCCCAACTTTTTGCGACACTTGACATTCTGTGAAACATGTCCCGAAATCCACGATAACAGTCCTCATTGACTTTTGCATCCGAAAGGAATAGAAATAAAGGTGGATGAAGGATAGAAGAAGAAGGCTGAAAAGCATATTACAGGAGATGAACGATGGGTGATATTTATGCTGCTATTGTACTGCTCTCATTTTTGGGAGAGTTAGAAATTTCTGATCAAACAACTCTAACTATACCAAGTAAAACAACTTTAGTTGCACCAAGTTGGACGACACCGGAGATATGCTATGAAGAAGCTTTGGCAGCTGTTTATCTGGCAGCAAAAAACCTGACTCTAGAGTATCTCCAGGCGGGAGTAAAAGGAGACATGCGTTGGTTGGTAGATATAGAATGCTATTTGATTGAAGGAACACTGATTTAGTTTGTTCTCAAGTGAACCTTTGTATCACAAATCCTCAGGACAAAGTATGAAGATATTGTGTACTGAGGGTTATTTTTTTCCTATTTCAACGATGCTCTTTTGTTGTTATCTTTGGGTGCCCTTTTGCATGTCGTTTTGAAACAAAACGACCAGTGATAGAACTTCGATAC includes:
- a CDS encoding DoxX family protein → MEKYFNVAHRFGPLLARILIGGMFIMSGVQKIFAFEGTVFFTESVGMPYPAVAVVLAILFEVLGGLSILLGWKIQYGAIALILYTALASYYFHSNFADQIQMAFFIKNMAIIGGLLYMTAFGAGHFSLGKKEHMHQESMQSLPPQSPVV